In Zingiber officinale cultivar Zhangliang chromosome 3B, Zo_v1.1, whole genome shotgun sequence, a single window of DNA contains:
- the LOC122055092 gene encoding protein NRT1/ PTR FAMILY 2.9-like, with protein MTASSGQRSEATMEASEAGLAASEPQIKYRGWKTMPFLIGNETFEKLATIGTLGNLLVYLTTFFHMKSVEAATILNVFNGTTNLATILGAFVSDSYLGRYNTLAWASIASLLGMLFLTLTAAVPALHPPRCAEGQTCVEATPWQLAFLSIAFVFLVVGSGGIRPCNIAFGADQFDPTTDSGKRGINSFFNWYYFTLTVAVTVSATVIIYIQNYLSWALGFCIPTVLMILSCAFFFVASSIYVKVKPEGSPVTSIVQVVAAAAKKRRRVELPDDPKNCLHDPPHLSSLVTKLPHTDQFKFLDKAAAVCPGDEICEDGKARNPWRLCSVQQVETVKCMLRIIPIWSSGIIYFIAVAQQNTYVVFQALQSDKRISGHFEIPAASFTIFASLALTLWIVLYDRVAIPFLHHCARKEDGISPLKRMGVGILLSVMSMFVSGAVEVRRRGIALREPTLGVNPGSGAIAAMSSFWLVPQLLLIGVSEALNLVSQLEFYYKQFPENMRSLAGSLLFCGVAIASYLSGLLVNIVQRTTSEGVEDDGWLAGDLNKGRLELFYYMIGSIGALNFVFFVLFARWYRYKNPAESDDGSVSSPASASSSPPASASASASAFASASLVETNASLAPPFMANLDVQRK; from the exons GGACAGAGGTCCGAGGCAACAATGGAAGCTTCGGAGGCAGGCCTGGCCGCCAGCGAGCCTCAGATCAAGTATAGGGGTTGGAAAACGATGCCATTCCTCATTG GGAATGAGACGTTTGAGAAGCTAGCGACGATAGGCACGTTGGGGAACTTGTTGGTGTATCTAACGACGTTCTTCCACATGAAGAGTGTGGAGGCGGCCACCATCCTCAACGTGTTCAATGGGACGACGAACTTGGCGACCATCTTGGGGGCCTTCGTCTCTGACTCCTACCTTGGCCGCTACAACACCTTGGCTTGGGCTTCCATTGCTTCCTTGTTG GGGATGCTGTTTTTGACGTTGACTGCGGCCGTCCCGGCGTTGCACCCTCCTCGCTGTGCGGAAGGGCAGACGTGCGTGGAAGCGACGCCATGGCAGCTCGCTTTCCTTTCCATCGCCTTCGTCTTCCTCGTGGTCGGATCCGGCGGCATCCGGCCGTGCAACATAGCGTTCGGCGCCGACCAGTTCGACCCCACCACGGACTCCGGCAAGCGCGGCATCAACAGTTTCTTTAACTGGTACTACTTCACGCTCACCGTCGCCGTCACCGTCTCCGCCACCGTCATCATCTACATCCAGAACTACCTCAGCTGGGCGCTGGGATTCTGCATCCCCACCGTCCTCATGATCCTCTCCTGCGCCTTCTTCTTCGTCGCGTCGAGCATCTACGTGAAGGTGAAGCCGGAGGGGAGCCCGGTGACGAGCATCGTGCAggtggtggcggcggcggcgaagAAGAGGCGGCGGGTTGAGCTGCCGGACGATCCCAAGAACTGCCTCCACGACCCTCCTCATCTCAGTTCCCTCGTCACCAAGCTCCCGCACACTGATCAGTTCAA ATTTCTTGACAAAGCTGCGGCGGTGTGCCCCGGCGACGAGATCTGTGAAGACGGGAAGGCGAGGAACCCGTGGCGGCTGTGCAGCGTGCAGCAGGTGGAGACGGTGAAGTGCATGTTGCGAATCATCCCCATTTGGTCCTCCGGCATCATCTACTTCATCGCCGTCGCTCAGCAGAACACCTACGTAGTCTTCCAAGCCCTGCAGTCCGACAAGCGCATCTCCGGCCACTTCGAGATCCCCGCGGCGTCCTTCACCATCTTCGCCAGCCTCGCGCTCACCCTCTGGATCGTCCTCTACGACCGCGTCGCCATCCCGTTCCTCCACCACTGCGCCAGAAAGGAAGACGGGATCTCGCCTCTGAAGCGGATGGGCGTCGGCATCCTCCTCTCCGTCATGAGCATGTTCGTGTCCGGTGCCGTGGAGGTTCGCCGCCGGGGAATCGCGCTGCGGGAGCCGACGCTGGGGGTGAACCCCGGCAGTGGAGCGATCGCGGCCATGTCAAGCTTCTGGTTGGTGCCGCAGCTGCTGCTCATCGGCGTGTCGGAGGCGCTCAACTTGGTGAGCCAGCTGGAGTTCTACTACAAGCAGTTCCCGGAGAACATGAGGAGCTTGGCAGGGTCGCTGCTTTTCTGCGGCGTCGCCATTGCGAGCTACTTGAGCGGCCTCTTGGTCAACATCGTTCAACGGACGACGTCGGAGGGAGTGGAGGACGACGGATGGTTGGCTGGGGATTTGAACAAGGGAAGATTGGAGTTGTTCTACTACATGATCGGATCCATTGGAGCACTCAACTTCGTCTTTTTCGTTCTTTTCGCGAGGTGGTACAGGTACAAGAACCCAGCGGAGAGCGATGATGGCTCCGTCTCTTCCCCTGCCTCCGCCTCCTCCTCTCCCCCTGCCTCTGCCTCTGCCTCTGCCTCCGCCTTCGCCTCCGCTTCCTTAGTGGAAACAAATGCCTCCTTGGCTCCGCCATTCATGGCCAATTTGGATGTTCAACGAAAATAA